AGGAGGGCGACGAGCAGGACCTGGTGAACTACCTCTGCGGAGGGCACGTGGACGGCGTGCTGGTGATCAGCCTGCACGGCCAGGACCCGCTGCCCCGCACGCTCGCCGACGCGGGCCTGCCGACCGTCGTCGGCGGCAGGCCCCTCGGGGCGGGTGGAGTGCCCTATGTGGACGCCGACAACTTCAACGGCGCCATGGAGGCGGCTCGCTACCTGGTCTCGCTCGGCCGCAAGCGCATCGGCACCATCGCGGGTCCCCGGGACATGGCGGTGGGCATGGACCGGCTCTCGGGCTGGAAGCGCGGGCTGAGCCAGGCCCGGATGGAGACCGACCTGGTCGCCTACGGCGACTTCACCCCGGAGAGCGGTGCGGCGGCCATGGCCGACCTGCTCGGCCGGGCCCCGGACCTGGACGCGGTGTTCGTGGCCGCCGACATCATGGCCCTGGGCGCCCTGCAGACCCTGCACGCGCACGGCAAGCGGGTGCCCCACGACGTGGCCGTGGTCGGCTTCGACGACCTGATGATCGCCTCCACCGCGGTGCCGCCGCTGACCACCGTCCGGCAGGACGTGGAGCAGCTGGGGCGCACCATGACGTGGCGGTTGATGGCGGAGCTGGCGGGGGAGGAGAACCTGCCGCCGTTCCTGCTCCTGCCGACCGCGATGGTCACCCGCGCGAGCGCTTGAGCACGACCTCGGGGAACCGGTCGGCGGCACGTGCCGCCGACCGGTTCCCTGCTTTTCGCCCGTTTCCGGTGGGGCTCGTGGTCGCTTCGGGGGATTCGCCGGTGGGACCGCCGACAGTGGTCCGCCTTCCGCGCCGCATTCGACAACTCATTCGATCGGGTGAACGCGGCTCGCTGGTCAACATCACTCGGATGGCCTAGCCCAGGCCCTTGCCGTTTACCAATCAGCCTGGCTAACGTCCATTCCACCGGTCTGGGAGCGCTCCCAGAACCCGCGGCGCCGCGGTTCCGGCCGAGCGGCGACGTCGCGGAGCCGGTCCCCGAAGGCCCGGGGGGAGGCGGTTCCTCTCGCCCCCGCCTCCTCCCACCCGCGCGAAGGAGCGCACGATGGCAGCCCGAAGCGCCCCGCCCCCGGCGGCGGCAGAGCCGGCCCCGGCCCGGCGCTTCCCGGCGCAGACCTGTGACGCCCTTCCCGCCTCCCGCACTTCTCCCGCCTCCCGCACTTCTCCCGCCTCCCGCACTTCCCCCTCCGGTCGCACTTCCCCCTCCGCCTGCGCCTCTCCCGCCGCCCGCACCTCCTTCGCCACCCGCGACCTCCCCACCACCCCGGGAGCGCGGCCGTGAAGAAGCTCCTGGCCCTGACCGCCGCCGCCCTGGCCGCGGTGGGCGTGATCGCCGTCTCCTCCGCCTCCGCCCCCGCCGTCGAGCGCCTGCCCAGGGCGACCGTCGCCACCCAGCCGCACGACTGGCGCAACGTCGAGATCGCGGGCGGCGGCTTCGTCCCCGGCATCGTGTTCAGCCGGGCCGAGGAGGGCCTGGTCTACGCCCGCACCGACATCGGCGGCGCCTACCGCCTGGACGGGACCACCGACCGCTGGGTCCCCCTCCTGGACTGGGTCGGCTGGGACAGGTGGGGCTACAACGGCGTCGCGAGCATCGCGCCCGACCCCACCGACGCCGACCGCGTCTACGCCGCCGTCGGCATGTACACCAACAGCTGGGACCCGAACAACGGCGCGATCCTGCGCTCGTCGGACCGGGGCGACACCTGGCAGGTCACCGAGCTGCCCTTCAAGGTCGGCGGCAACATGCCCGGCCGGGGCATGGGCGAGCGGCTGGCCGTCGACCCCAACCAGGGCGACGTGCTGTACTTCGGCGCGCCCAGCGGCAAGGGCCTGTGGCGCAGCACCGACGGCGCGCGCACCTGGGCGCGGGTCGCGAGCTTCCCCAACCCGGGCAACCACGTCGCCGACCCGACCGACCCCAGCGGCTACAACAGCGACATCCAGGGTGTGGTGTGGGTCACCTTCGACCCGCGATCCTCCACCCCCGGCACCCCCTCCAGGACCATCTACGCCGGCGTCGCCGACAAGGACAACACCGTCTACCGCAGCGCGGACGCGGGCGCGACGTGGACCAGGCTGGCCGGCCAGCCCACCGGGTACATCGCCCACAAGGGCGTGCTCGACGAGGTCGGCGGCTTCCTCTACCTGGCCACCAGCGACACCGGCGGCCCGTACGACGGCGGCCGGGGCGACGTCTGGAAGCACGACACGGCCACCGGCGCGTGGACGCTGATCAGCCCGGTCGCCTCCACCAGCCCCGACGCCTACTTCGGCTACAGCGGGCTCACCGTCGACCGGCGGAACCCGAACACCCTGATGGTGGCCTCGCAGGTCTCCTGGTGGCCGGACGTCGTCCTGTTCCGCAGCACCGACGGCGGCGCCTCGTGGACGCGGGCCTGGGACTGGACGTCCTATCCGAACCGCGGCTTCCGCTACGAGATGGACGTCAGCGCCGCGCCGTGGCTGAGCTGGGGCGCGAACTCGCAGCCGCCGGAGGTCACCCCGAAGCTGGGGTGGATGGTCGAGTCCCTGGAGATCGACCCCTTCGACCCCGACCGGATGCTCTACGGCACCGGCGCGACCATCTACGGCACCACCGACCTGCGCGCGTGGGACGCGGGCGGCCGGATCACGATCAAGCCGGCCGCCGCGGGCCTGGAGGAGACCGCGGTGCTCGACCTGGTCAGCCCGCCCACCGGCGCCGCGCCGCTGATCAGCGCCCTGGGCGACGTCGGCGGGTTCCGGCACACCGACCTGACCGCGGTGCCGCCGATGATGTTCACCCAGCCGAACTTCACCTCCACCACCAGCCTGGACTTCGCCGAGGGGAACCCCTCGGTCCTGGTGCGGTCCGGCAACGTCGACGGCCAACCGCACGTGGCGTTCTCCACCGACGGCGGCGCCAACTGGTTCGCGGGCACCGACCCGGGCGGCGTCACCGGCGGCGGCACGGTCGCCGCCGCGGCCGACGGCGGCCGGTTCGTCTGGTCGCCCGCCG
This portion of the Saccharothrix syringae genome encodes:
- a CDS encoding cellulose-binding domain-containing protein; the encoded protein is MKKLLALTAAALAAVGVIAVSSASAPAVERLPRATVATQPHDWRNVEIAGGGFVPGIVFSRAEEGLVYARTDIGGAYRLDGTTDRWVPLLDWVGWDRWGYNGVASIAPDPTDADRVYAAVGMYTNSWDPNNGAILRSSDRGDTWQVTELPFKVGGNMPGRGMGERLAVDPNQGDVLYFGAPSGKGLWRSTDGARTWARVASFPNPGNHVADPTDPSGYNSDIQGVVWVTFDPRSSTPGTPSRTIYAGVADKDNTVYRSADAGATWTRLAGQPTGYIAHKGVLDEVGGFLYLATSDTGGPYDGGRGDVWKHDTATGAWTLISPVASTSPDAYFGYSGLTVDRRNPNTLMVASQVSWWPDVVLFRSTDGGASWTRAWDWTSYPNRGFRYEMDVSAAPWLSWGANSQPPEVTPKLGWMVESLEIDPFDPDRMLYGTGATIYGTTDLRAWDAGGRITIKPAAAGLEETAVLDLVSPPTGAAPLISALGDVGGFRHTDLTAVPPMMFTQPNFTSTTSLDFAEGNPSVLVRSGNVDGQPHVAFSTDGGANWFAGTDPGGVTGGGTVAAAADGGRFVWSPAGAAVHHSVGFGNSWAPSTGVPAGAVVESDRVNPAKFYALAGGRLHTSTDGGATFTAGPEVAAARLKAVPGHEGDLWLAGEGGLFRSTDSGATVAQVAGVTDAVNVGFGKAAPDRAYPAVFTVMTTAGKTGVYRSDDAGANWVRINDDAHQYGNAGEAITGDPRVYGRVYLGTNGRGILVADPSGPPPSTTATSTTSTTTSTGTTTSTTTTTTATTTTTTPSQETCAVRYQVVSQWSGGFTGSVRITNRGTGALTGWTLGWSFPTGQRVTNSWNGRASQSGAAVSVSNEGWNGTVAAGGTVEFGFQASWQGSNVAPTGFTLNGRSCSAG
- a CDS encoding LacI family DNA-binding transcriptional regulator produces the protein MTDAVEPPKARRPNTRLEEVARAAGVSKSTVSRVINGEPYVSSKAREAVHQAITRLGYSPNQAARTLAGSRANCIALVVSEQGSRVLADPFFAGVLRGVNAELAGKRVQLVLMMSKEGDEQDLVNYLCGGHVDGVLVISLHGQDPLPRTLADAGLPTVVGGRPLGAGGVPYVDADNFNGAMEAARYLVSLGRKRIGTIAGPRDMAVGMDRLSGWKRGLSQARMETDLVAYGDFTPESGAAAMADLLGRAPDLDAVFVAADIMALGALQTLHAHGKRVPHDVAVVGFDDLMIASTAVPPLTTVRQDVEQLGRTMTWRLMAELAGEENLPPFLLLPTAMVTRASA